One Ananas comosus cultivar F153 linkage group 1, ASM154086v1, whole genome shotgun sequence DNA window includes the following coding sequences:
- the LOC109718773 gene encoding rhodanese-like domain-containing protein 4A, chloroplastic translates to MALLINHLLLLHPPKPSPISQTLNPHQNHFSTPKTSSPPKSAPTHLPNPSHSPLPRKKLPPFSLPNSLPTHVPIPLQFALFLSPFPSPAAAAAVEAEFTSEKINIEAVLTSIDDFFNKNPFFVAGVTFIWLVVIPLTQEYLKKYKYISAIDAFRKLRDVREAQLLDIRKKKSVRFMASPNLRILGKDVVHVEFSEGDEDGFVKEVLKNYGDPQNTVICVLDNFGGDSLKVAELLFKNGFKEAYAIEGGLRGNDGWQAIQEKYLPPSMHVYPRKRKSSTLVQLEMNGNKPDAESNENGQAPASSASANGSSVSTENGYIEPIEAASVAKSAPKRPSSPYPKYHDLKPPSSPTPSKPQS, encoded by the exons ATGGCTCTCCTCATCaatcacctcctcctcctccacccgcCCAAACCCTCCCCCAtctcccaaaccctaaaccctcacCAAAACCACTTTTCCACCCCAAAAACCTCATCTCCTCCCAAATCCGCCCCCACCCACCTCCCCAATCCCTCTCATTCCCCTCTCCCCCGCAAAAAGCTCCCACCTTTTTCTTTACCCAATTCCCTCCCCACCCATGTCCCAATCCCCCTCCAATTTGCCCTATTTTTGTCCCCTTTCCCTTCCCCTGCTGCAGCAGCGGCGGTGGAGGCCGAATTCACCTCCGAAAAGATAAACATTGAGGCTGTTCTCACCTCAATTGATGATTTCTTCAATAAAAATCCCTTCTTTGTAGCAGGGGTTACGTTTATTTGGCTTGTGGTGATCCCTTTGACACAGGAGTATCTGAAGAAATACAAGTACATCAGTGCAATTGATGCTTTCCGGAAGCTCCGGGATGTTCGGGAAGCGCAGTTGCTGGATATTCGGAAGAAGAAGAGTGTTAGGTTCATGGCTTCGCCCAATTTGAGGATTCTGGGTAAGGATGTGGTTCATGTGGAGTTCTCTGAGGGAGATGAGGATGGGTTTGTTAAGGAGGTTCTTAAGAACTATGGAGATCCGCAGAACACGGTGATCTGCGTTCTCGACAA CTTTGGTGGCGATTCTCTTAAAGTGGCCGAGCTGTTGTTCAAGAATGGTTTTAAGGAGGCGTACGCAATCGAAGGTGGTCTCAGAGGCAATGATGGATGGCAG GCTATCCAAGAAAAATATCTCCCGCCGTCTATGCATGTTTATCCAAGGAAAAGGAAGAGTTCGACATTAGTCCAGTTGGAGATGAATGGGAATAAACCTGATGCAGAGAGCAATGAGAATGGCCAAGCACCAGCTTCGTCTGCTAGCGCTAATGGGAGCAGTGTGAGCACAGAAAATGGTTATATAGAGCCTATTGAAGCTGCTTCGGTAGCAAAATCTGCGCCAAAAAGACCATCGTCACCGTACCCTAAG TACCACGACTTGAAACCGCCATCATCTCCTACACCGTCGAAGCCCCAGAGTTGA